One window from the genome of Sulfodiicoccus acidiphilus encodes:
- a CDS encoding sulfocyanin: MKAVSQTFSVVVAFVVAAVVLAAALYAYSQYQVLSAPPTSSTTTSSGPSKVILPYDNSTKTVYIKLVTLSSSSSQFNFNGTSFGSMIIYVPAGWNLNITYENQESLPHNLNLVQNNTAIPQSGDIAEDGKILLTIGATSSTYQLQGLSGGQSASGLYQDIAPGDYWFACGITGHAASGMWVDVVVSPSVTQPYVVVSSS; this comes from the coding sequence ATGAAGGCGGTCTCCCAAACCTTTTCGGTCGTGGTCGCGTTCGTGGTAGCGGCCGTCGTCCTAGCTGCCGCTCTTTACGCTTACAGCCAGTATCAAGTACTCTCAGCCCCTCCTACAAGTTCAACAACGACCTCTTCTGGTCCCTCAAAGGTAATCTTGCCTTACGACAACTCCACTAAGACGGTTTACATCAAACTGGTCACCTTGTCCTCCAGTTCCTCACAGTTCAACTTCAACGGCACGAGCTTCGGTTCCATGATCATATACGTTCCCGCGGGGTGGAACCTCAACATCACCTACGAGAACCAAGAGTCCCTCCCTCACAACCTCAATCTGGTCCAGAACAATACGGCGATTCCTCAGAGCGGAGACATAGCTGAGGACGGGAAAATTCTCCTCACAATCGGCGCGACGTCAAGCACCTACCAACTTCAAGGACTGAGCGGAGGCCAGAGCGCGTCTGGGTTATACCAGGACATAGCGCCCGGTGACTACTGGTTCGCTTGCGGCATCACTGGACACGCTGCCTCTGGTATGTGGGTGGATGTCGTGGTCTCGCCCTCAGTGACCCAACCCTACGTCGTGGTCTCGTCATCGTGA